The proteins below are encoded in one region of Sebastes fasciatus isolate fSebFas1 chromosome 16, fSebFas1.pri, whole genome shotgun sequence:
- the LOC141753204 gene encoding ribonucleoside-diphosphate reductase large subunit: MHVIKRDGRKEAVSFDKITSRIQKLCYGLNSDFVDPAQITMKVIQGLYSGVTTVELDTLAAETAATLTTKHPDYALLAARIAVSNLHKETKKVFSDVMEDLYNYVNPLNTRHSPMISKETLDIVLENKGRFNSAIIFDRDFSYNFFGFKTLERSYLLKINGKVAERPQHMLMRVAVGIHERDIDAAIETYNLLSEKWFTHATPTLFNAGTNKPQLSSCFLLTMKDDSIEGIYDTLKQCALISKSAGGIGLAVSCIRATGSYIAGTNGNSNGLVPMLRVYNNTARYVDQGGNKRPGAFAVYLEPWHFDVFDFLELKKNTGKEEQRARDLFFAMWIPDLFMKRVESNQDWSLLCPSECPGLEECWGEEFEELYTRYEREGRAKRVVKAQQVWYAIIESQTETGTPYMLYKDACNRKSNQQNLGTIKSSNLCTEIVEYTSKDEVAVCNLASIALNMYVTPERTFDFKKLASVTKVIVKNLNKIIEINYYPVIEAERSNKRHRPIGIGVQGLADAFILMRYPFESPEAQLLNIHIFETIYYAALEASCELAAELGPYETYAGSPVSKGILQYDMWDKTPTDLCDWITLKAKIAKHGVRNSLLLAPMPTASTAQILGNNESIEAYTSNIYTRRVLSGEFQIVNPHLLKDLTERGLWSDEMKNQLISQNGSIQDIAEIPDDLKQLYKTVWEISQKTVLKMAADRGAYIDQSQSLNIHIAEPNYGKLTSMHFYGWKLGLKTGMYYLRTKPAANPIQFTLNKEKLKEAQSTKTDEEATKESNTAAMVCSLANKDECLMCGS; this comes from the exons ATGCATGTCATTAAACGAG aTGGACGCAAGGAGGCAGTTAGTTTTGATAAAATCACATCTCGCATCCAGAAGCTTTGCTATGGACTAAACTCTGACTTTGTGGACCCT GCTCAGATTACAATGAAGGTGATCCAGGGTCTGTACAGTGGGGTCACCACCGTGGAGCTGGACACTCTGGCAGCAGAGACCGCAGCCACCCTCACCACCAAACACCCTGACTATGCTCTCCTGGCTGCACGGATTGCTGTGTCTAATCTACACAAAGAGACCAAGAAAGTGTTCAGTG ATGTGATGGAGGACCTCTACAACTATGTGAACCCGTTGAATACACGCCACTCTCCCATGATCTCCAAGGAGACGCTCGACATTGTACTTGAAAACAAGGGC CGCTTCAACTCAGCCATTATTTTCGACAGAGACTTCTCTTACAACTTCTTTGGCTTTAAG ACTCTTGAGCGGTCGTATTTGTTGAAGATTAACGGCAAAG TTGCTGAGAGGCCCCAGCACATGCTAATGAGAGTGGCTGTCGGGATTCATGAAAGAGACATTGATGCAGCCATTGAGACCTACAACTTGCTGTCAGAGAAATGGTTCACCCACGCCACACCTACTCTGTTCAATGCTGGCACCAACAAGCCACAGCTGTCTAG tTGTTTCTTGCTAACCATGAAGGATGACAGCATCGAAGGTATTTATGACACACTGAAGCAGTGTGCCCTCATCTCCAAATCAGCTGGAGGTATTGGATTGGCAGTTAGCTGTATCAGAGCGACAGGCAGCTATATTGCTGGG actaatGGCAATTCCAATGGGTTGGTTCCTATGCTCCGAGTCTACAACAATACAGCACGTTATGTTGACCAGGGTGGCAATAAG AGACCCGGGGCCTTCGCTGTGTACCTGGAGCCGTGGCATTTCGATGTGTTTGACTTCTTGGAGTTGAAGAAGAACACCGGTAAAGAGGAGCAGAGGGCCAGAGACCTGTTTTTCGCCATGTGGATCCCAGACCTGTTTATGAAACGAGTGGAAAGCAATCAG GACTGGTCTCTACTATGTCCCAGTGAATGTCCAGGCTTAGAGGAGTGCTGGGGAGAGGAGTTTGAGGAGCTCTACACTCG TTATGAGAGGGAGGGTCGGGCGAAGCGTGTGGTGAAGGCCCAGCAGGTGTGGTACGCCATCATCGAATCGCAGACCGAAACCGGCACGCCATACATGCTCTACAAGGACGCCTGCAACAGGAAGAGCAACCAGCAGAATCTGGGCACCATCAAATCCAGCAATCTGTGCACGGAGATCGTAGAGTACACAAGTAAAGATGAG GTTGCAGTGTGTAACCTGGCATCTATTGCCCTCAACATGTACGTCACCCCAGAGAGGACCTTTGATTTCAAAAAGCTTGCGTCAGTCACCAAAGTCATCGTCAAGAACCTGAACAAGATTATTGAGATCAACTACTACCCAGTGATTGAG GCTGAAAGATCTAACAAGCGTCACAGGCCGATTGGAATCGGTGTGCAGGGTCTGGCTGATGCCTTCATCCTTATGCGTTATCCATTTGAAAGCCCAGAGGCCCAGTTGCTCAACATCCACATCTTTGAGACCATCTACTATGCCGCCCTGGAGGCCAGCTGTGAGCTGGCAGCAGAGCTCGGCCCTTACGAAACCTACGCTGGTTCTCCTGTCAGCAAGGGA ATCCTTCAGTATGACATGTGGGATAAAACCCCAACAGATCTCTGCGACTGGATAACATTGAAGGCAAAAATTGCCAA GCATGGTGTGAGGAACAGTCTGCTCTTGGCCCCCATGCCCACAGCTTCCACCGCACAGATCCTGGGCAACAACGAGTCCATTGAGGCTTACACCAGCAACATCTACACCCGCAGGGTGCTCTCGGGAGAGTTTCAG attGTGAACCCTCACCTGCTGAAGGACCTCACAGAAAGAGGACTGTGGAGTGATGAAATGAAGAACCAGTTGATTTCTCAGAACGGGTCCATCCAG GATATTGCAGAGATCCCTGATGATCTGAAGCAGCTGTATAAAACTGTGTGGGAAATCTCCCAGAAGACTGTACTCAAGATGGCAGCAGATCGTGGAGCCTACATCGACCAGAGCCAGTCCCTAAACATCCACATTGCCGAGCCAAACTATGGCAAACTGACCAGCATGCACTTCTATGGTTGGAAGTTG GGCCTGAAAACCGGCATGTACTACCTGCGGACGAAGCCCGCCGCCAACCCCATTCAGTTCACCCTCAACAAGGAGAAATTAAAGGAGGCCCAGTCGACCAAGACCGACGAGGAGGCGACCAAAGAGAGCAACACTGCTGCCATGGTGTGCTCTTTAGCTAACAAAGATGAGTGCCTGATGTGTGGCTCTTAA